Proteins from one Planctomyces sp. SH-PL62 genomic window:
- the uvrA gene encoding excinuclease ABC subunit UvrA, whose product MAASDVVIRGAREHNLRDVSLTLPRGRLICLTGVSGSGKSSLAFDTLYAEGQRRYVESLSSYARQFLGQMSKPDVDRIEGLSPSISIQQKTGGRNPRSTVGTITEINDYLRVLFARVGQGHCPRCDRPVAAQTREQIVARILDLPEGTPFSVMAPVVRGQKGEYKDLFVDLAKAGYVRARVDGQIHALADDLRLDRQIKHDIEVVIDRLKATAAENARGRLAEAVEQALKLGEGTLLVAIEGQPDLVLSAHYACTHCGIGFDPPSPQLFSFNSPQGMCPACDGLGIRHDFDPALLIPDPSLSVWEGAIAPLGAVKEIGKWRKHLFEGVARNFEADADGPAAGTMLRGPWSKLDEKWRQVWLYGAGDRTIVCHWKTKGKAWTHPEKWPGVAAELLDRYKNSGGGPTRSMLEPFMRSLPCPECKGARLNARARAVRVGGRTLVELSSRPIGRVKGFFDALAEPSHEPTNDEGPPPTPLDPISRTIAEELLKEIRGRLGFLIDVGLHYLSLDRSAPTLSGGEAQRIRLASQVGAGLVGVLYILDEPSIGLHSRDNDRLISALQRLRDVGNTVIVVEHDEDTMRAADWLVDFGPGPGVKGGEVVAQGDLKALEKAKESLTGAYLSGKAKIEIPRVRKVPDGRALVIRGARQNNLRGIDVAFPLGLFVCVTGVSGSGKSSLVGDILRDALTRDLNGAQSVPGEHDRIEGLDQLDKVIDIDQAPIGRTPRSNAATYIKLWDLIRDLYTKLPDSRARGYQPGRFSFNVAGGRCEACEGNGSNKLEMDFLADVWVVCPVCEGRRFTRETLHVRYKGKSISDVLQMDVQEALEHFANVPKIAAMLQTLHDVGLDYLKLGQASPTLSGGEAQRIKLARELVRKGTGKTLYILDEPTTGLHFEDVRKLLAVLRGFTERGNTVVVVEHNLDVVKTADWLIDLGPEGGAGGGQVVAQGPPEAVAQVAESHTGRALERVLKPNPRRRVGRPKSAAKGAGKGKGGKSSEEGLDLISVRGARQHNLKGFDLDLPRNKMTVCSGPSGSGKSSLAIDTLYAEGQRRYVESLSSYARQFLAPLPKPRVEKITGLSPAVCIEQKTTSKSPRSTVGTVTEIHDYLRILVARLGDACCPSCGLPIGSQTSDEIIEKILQLPEGSRVHVMAPVDRRETESYDDLWLTLKASGFARARVDGRTIELDAPPKLSRRRKHQIEVVVDRAVVRRATRARLADAVESALDLGKGVVLVARVVDDLDETKWPVDRFSQHRSCDRCGRSFEELSPHHFSFNSPLGWCPVCEGLGVQQGANPAVLIPDPGRSLRDRAVAVWPDLRENQAFGRMIEAVAHAEGIDLDLPFDDLEGRHRRTILHGRPDAWYDAPAADGVPGFAFQYKGLFPAIEEAGRVSFQYRWKLQGLVDDVPCASCMGARLRDDAAAVRFRGLTLDQINRLPLGQALEFFEKLDLDDEQRHIAGDLVREVHERLSFLVEVGLDYLSLARGTPTLSGGESQRIRLASQIGSGLTGVLYVLDEPTIGLHPRDNGRLLGALKRLRDLGNTVVLVEHDREIIEAADALVDFGPGSGRFGGEVTAVGPPARVAADPNSLTGAYLSGSKAIPIPTNRRPAGPDADVPALVVKGARHNNLKDLDVRIPLGVVTVVTGVSGSGKSTLVEDVLWKTAARVLHRAQVSPGAVEAVLGLELIDKVIRVDQSPLGGTPNSTAATYSGAFDLIRELFAKLPESKVRGYTPRRFSFNMAGGRCEACEGAGQKRIEMHFLPDVWVVCESCKGRRFTPEVLAVSFRGKAISDVLDMSVDQALELFDKVPRIKRILQTLHDVGLGYLPLGQSAPTLSGGEAQRVKLASELSRPDTGRTLYVLDEPTTGLHVDDVRKLLDVIHRLADLGNSVVVIEHNLDVVKTSDWVIDLGPEAGRGGGEIVAEGPPETVAACKRGYTSRFLRPLLAEGPFAERLRFNPKEAAKKAAAVAKAARLAAKAEAEAQAQAAVAPTPARGAKARANGSAESPNPAVALAPWERDGRKWHTEERTSRNGRPARWDGQILGRIVDRLEELGRGLLAPTDWNQRGAVRIGLLSQNGEPDYVFFQATTGGEWIVTLRVRVPRNTFQAKALAASLGLVPFHEAPTPVLSDAPRLKVSSTPGAQEITITGHTLADFQTPAFDEFLGQSVKALHKSVAGKRLVKAADLQ is encoded by the coding sequence ATGGCGGCATCGGACGTGGTGATCCGGGGGGCGCGCGAACACAACCTCCGGGATGTGTCGTTGACCCTGCCGCGAGGACGGTTGATCTGCCTGACGGGGGTCTCGGGCTCGGGCAAAAGCTCGCTGGCGTTCGACACGCTCTACGCCGAAGGCCAGCGGCGGTACGTGGAGAGCCTCTCCAGCTACGCCCGGCAATTCCTCGGTCAGATGTCCAAGCCCGACGTGGACCGGATCGAAGGGCTCTCACCGTCGATCTCGATCCAGCAGAAGACCGGCGGCCGGAACCCGCGATCGACGGTCGGAACGATCACCGAGATCAATGACTACCTGCGCGTGCTGTTCGCCAGGGTAGGCCAGGGCCATTGCCCCCGTTGCGACCGGCCGGTCGCCGCCCAGACCCGCGAGCAGATCGTCGCGCGCATCCTGGACCTCCCCGAAGGGACGCCGTTCAGCGTGATGGCCCCCGTCGTCCGGGGCCAGAAGGGGGAGTACAAGGACCTGTTCGTCGATCTCGCCAAGGCCGGGTACGTCCGCGCCCGGGTCGACGGCCAGATCCACGCGCTGGCCGACGACCTCCGGCTGGATCGCCAGATCAAGCACGATATCGAGGTCGTGATCGACCGCCTCAAGGCGACCGCCGCCGAGAACGCGCGCGGCAGGTTGGCCGAGGCCGTGGAGCAGGCGCTCAAGCTGGGGGAGGGGACCCTGCTGGTGGCGATCGAGGGCCAGCCCGACCTGGTCCTCTCGGCGCACTACGCCTGCACCCACTGCGGGATCGGCTTCGACCCCCCCAGCCCGCAACTTTTCAGCTTCAACAGCCCCCAGGGAATGTGCCCGGCCTGCGACGGCCTGGGGATCCGGCACGACTTCGACCCCGCCCTGCTGATCCCCGACCCGTCGCTCTCCGTCTGGGAAGGGGCCATCGCTCCGCTCGGCGCGGTGAAGGAAATCGGCAAGTGGCGCAAGCACCTGTTCGAAGGCGTCGCTCGCAACTTCGAGGCCGACGCCGACGGCCCCGCGGCCGGGACCATGCTCCGCGGGCCCTGGAGCAAGCTCGACGAAAAGTGGCGTCAGGTCTGGCTTTATGGGGCCGGCGATCGGACCATCGTCTGCCACTGGAAGACCAAGGGGAAGGCCTGGACCCACCCCGAGAAGTGGCCCGGCGTGGCCGCCGAGCTGCTGGACCGCTACAAGAACTCCGGCGGCGGCCCCACCCGCTCCATGCTCGAACCGTTCATGCGGAGCCTCCCCTGTCCGGAGTGCAAGGGGGCTCGGCTGAACGCCCGCGCGCGGGCCGTCCGCGTCGGAGGGCGGACTCTCGTCGAGCTTTCCTCACGCCCCATCGGCCGGGTCAAGGGGTTCTTCGACGCCCTCGCCGAACCTTCGCATGAGCCGACCAACGACGAGGGCCCGCCCCCCACGCCCCTGGACCCGATCTCGCGGACGATCGCCGAGGAGTTGCTCAAGGAGATTCGGGGGCGGCTCGGGTTCCTGATCGACGTCGGTCTGCATTACTTGTCGCTGGACCGCTCGGCACCGACCCTCTCCGGCGGCGAGGCCCAGCGGATCCGACTGGCGAGCCAGGTCGGCGCGGGGCTGGTGGGGGTCCTCTACATCCTCGACGAGCCCTCCATCGGCCTCCACTCGCGCGACAACGACCGCCTCATCTCGGCCTTGCAGCGGCTCCGGGACGTGGGCAACACCGTCATCGTCGTCGAGCATGACGAAGACACCATGCGCGCCGCCGACTGGCTCGTCGACTTCGGCCCCGGCCCCGGCGTCAAGGGGGGGGAGGTCGTCGCCCAGGGAGACCTCAAAGCCCTGGAAAAAGCCAAGGAAAGCCTGACTGGAGCCTACCTCTCGGGCAAGGCGAAGATCGAGATCCCCAGGGTGCGGAAGGTCCCCGACGGCCGGGCGCTGGTGATCCGCGGGGCCCGTCAGAATAACCTGCGGGGGATCGACGTCGCCTTCCCGCTGGGCCTGTTCGTCTGCGTCACGGGGGTCTCGGGCTCGGGCAAAAGTTCGCTCGTCGGCGACATCCTCCGCGACGCCCTCACCCGGGACCTGAACGGAGCCCAATCCGTCCCCGGCGAGCACGACCGGATCGAGGGCCTGGACCAGCTCGACAAGGTCATCGACATCGACCAGGCGCCGATCGGCCGGACCCCGCGCTCCAACGCCGCCACCTACATCAAGTTGTGGGATCTGATCCGCGACCTCTACACCAAGCTGCCGGACTCCCGGGCGCGAGGGTATCAGCCCGGCCGGTTCAGCTTCAACGTCGCCGGGGGCCGCTGCGAGGCCTGCGAGGGGAACGGCTCCAACAAGCTGGAGATGGACTTCCTGGCCGACGTCTGGGTCGTCTGCCCGGTCTGCGAAGGCCGGCGCTTCACCCGAGAGACCCTCCACGTCCGCTATAAAGGGAAGAGCATCAGCGACGTGTTGCAGATGGACGTCCAGGAGGCCCTGGAGCACTTCGCCAACGTCCCCAAGATCGCGGCCATGCTCCAGACCCTCCACGACGTGGGGCTCGACTACCTGAAGCTCGGCCAGGCCTCACCCACCCTCTCCGGAGGCGAAGCCCAGCGCATCAAGCTGGCCCGGGAACTGGTCCGCAAAGGGACTGGCAAGACGCTCTACATCCTCGACGAGCCGACGACCGGGCTCCACTTCGAGGACGTCCGCAAGCTCCTGGCCGTGCTTCGCGGGTTCACGGAGCGCGGCAACACCGTGGTCGTGGTGGAGCACAACCTCGACGTCGTCAAGACGGCCGACTGGCTCATCGACCTCGGCCCGGAAGGGGGCGCCGGCGGCGGCCAGGTCGTGGCCCAGGGTCCCCCCGAAGCCGTCGCCCAGGTCGCCGAAAGCCACACCGGACGCGCCCTGGAACGGGTCCTGAAGCCCAACCCCCGGCGACGAGTCGGACGGCCCAAATCGGCCGCGAAGGGGGCGGGGAAAGGCAAGGGAGGGAAGTCCTCGGAGGAGGGGCTCGACCTCATCTCCGTGCGCGGCGCCCGCCAGCACAACCTCAAGGGGTTCGACCTCGACCTCCCGCGCAACAAGATGACCGTCTGCAGCGGTCCCAGCGGCTCGGGCAAGAGCTCGCTGGCGATCGACACGCTCTACGCCGAAGGCCAGCGACGGTACGTGGAGAGCCTCTCCAGCTACGCCCGGCAGTTCCTGGCGCCGCTCCCCAAGCCCCGCGTGGAGAAGATCACCGGCCTCTCCCCGGCGGTCTGCATCGAGCAGAAGACCACCAGCAAGAGCCCGCGATCGACGGTCGGCACCGTCACCGAGATCCACGATTATCTGCGCATCCTCGTCGCCCGCCTGGGGGACGCCTGCTGCCCGTCCTGCGGCCTCCCGATCGGCTCGCAGACGTCCGACGAGATCATCGAGAAGATCCTCCAGCTTCCCGAAGGCTCCCGCGTCCACGTCATGGCCCCCGTCGACCGCCGCGAGACCGAGTCGTACGACGACCTCTGGCTCACGCTGAAGGCGTCCGGGTTCGCCCGCGCCCGGGTCGACGGCCGGACGATCGAGCTCGACGCCCCCCCCAAGCTGAGCCGCCGCCGCAAGCACCAGATCGAGGTGGTCGTCGACCGCGCCGTGGTCCGTCGGGCCACCCGCGCCCGCCTGGCCGACGCCGTGGAATCGGCCCTCGACCTGGGCAAGGGCGTGGTGCTCGTCGCCCGCGTGGTCGACGACCTCGACGAGACGAAATGGCCCGTCGACCGCTTCAGCCAGCATCGCTCGTGCGACCGTTGCGGCCGAAGCTTCGAGGAACTCTCTCCCCACCACTTCTCGTTCAACAGCCCGCTCGGCTGGTGCCCGGTCTGCGAAGGTCTGGGCGTCCAGCAAGGGGCGAACCCCGCCGTCCTCATCCCCGACCCCGGCCGTTCGCTCCGAGATCGGGCCGTCGCCGTCTGGCCCGACCTGCGCGAGAATCAGGCCTTCGGCCGGATGATCGAGGCCGTCGCCCACGCCGAGGGGATCGACCTGGACCTCCCGTTCGACGACCTGGAAGGTCGACACCGCCGCACGATCCTCCACGGCCGCCCCGACGCCTGGTACGACGCGCCGGCCGCCGACGGGGTCCCCGGCTTCGCGTTTCAATATAAAGGCCTGTTCCCCGCGATCGAGGAAGCGGGCCGAGTCTCGTTCCAGTACCGGTGGAAGCTTCAGGGGCTCGTCGACGACGTCCCCTGCGCGTCCTGCATGGGGGCCAGGCTCCGCGACGACGCCGCCGCCGTCCGCTTCCGGGGCCTCACCCTCGACCAGATCAACCGCCTGCCTCTAGGCCAGGCGCTTGAGTTCTTCGAGAAGCTCGACCTCGACGACGAACAGCGGCACATCGCCGGCGACCTCGTCCGCGAGGTCCACGAACGGCTCTCGTTCCTCGTCGAAGTCGGCCTCGACTATCTCTCGTTGGCCCGAGGCACCCCGACCCTCTCCGGCGGCGAGAGCCAGCGCATCCGGCTGGCCAGCCAGATCGGCAGCGGCCTGACCGGCGTCCTCTACGTCCTGGACGAGCCGACCATCGGCCTCCACCCCCGCGACAACGGTCGACTCCTGGGCGCCCTCAAACGACTCCGCGACCTGGGCAACACCGTCGTCCTCGTCGAGCACGACCGCGAGATCATCGAGGCCGCCGACGCCCTCGTCGACTTCGGTCCCGGCTCCGGCCGGTTCGGCGGCGAGGTCACCGCCGTCGGCCCCCCCGCCAGGGTCGCCGCCGATCCCAACTCTCTCACCGGCGCCTACCTGAGCGGCTCCAAAGCCATCCCGATCCCCACCAACCGCCGCCCCGCCGGACCCGACGCCGACGTCCCCGCGCTCGTCGTCAAGGGAGCCCGCCACAACAACCTCAAAGACCTGGACGTCCGGATCCCGCTCGGCGTGGTGACCGTCGTGACCGGCGTCTCGGGATCGGGCAAGAGCACGCTCGTGGAAGACGTGCTCTGGAAGACCGCCGCCCGCGTCCTGCACCGCGCGCAGGTCTCGCCGGGGGCCGTCGAGGCCGTCCTTGGGCTCGAACTCATCGACAAGGTGATCCGCGTGGATCAGTCGCCGCTCGGCGGCACGCCCAACTCCACGGCCGCCACCTACTCCGGCGCGTTCGACCTGATCCGCGAGCTGTTCGCCAAGCTCCCCGAGTCCAAGGTCCGCGGCTACACCCCTCGTCGGTTCAGCTTCAACATGGCGGGAGGCCGTTGCGAAGCCTGCGAGGGAGCCGGGCAGAAACGCATCGAAATGCACTTCCTCCCCGACGTCTGGGTCGTCTGCGAATCCTGCAAGGGCCGCCGCTTCACCCCCGAAGTCCTCGCCGTGAGCTTCCGCGGCAAGGCCATATCCGACGTCCTCGACATGTCCGTCGACCAGGCCCTCGAACTGTTCGACAAGGTCCCCCGGATCAAGCGGATCCTCCAGACCCTCCACGACGTCGGCCTGGGATACCTGCCGCTCGGCCAGTCGGCCCCGACCCTCTCCGGTGGCGAAGCCCAGCGCGTGAAGCTGGCCTCCGAACTCTCCCGGCCCGACACCGGACGGACCCTCTACGTCCTCGACGAACCGACCACCGGCCTCCACGTCGACGACGTCCGCAAGCTGCTCGACGTGATCCACCGGCTCGCCGACCTTGGCAATTCGGTCGTCGTCATCGAGCACAACCTGGACGTCGTCAAAACCTCCGACTGGGTCATCGACCTCGGCCCCGAGGCCGGTCGCGGCGGCGGCGAGATCGTGGCCGAAGGCCCCCCGGAGACCGTCGCCGCCTGCAAACGCGGCTACACCTCCCGATTTCTCCGGCCTCTCCTCGCCGAAGGACCCTTCGCCGAACGCCTCCGCTTCAACCCCAAGGAAGCCGCCAAGAAGGCCGCCGCCGTGGCCAAGGCCGCCCGCCTCGCCGCCAAGGCCGAGGCCGAAGCTCAGGCCCAGGCCGCCGTCGCGCCCACGCCGGCCAGGGGCGCCAAAGCTCGCGCGAACGGCTCCGCCGAGTCACCGAACCCGGCCGTCGCCCTCGCCCCCTGGGAGCGCGACGGCCGGAAGTGGCACACCGAGGAACGGACCTCCCGGAACGGCCGCCCCGCCCGCTGGGACGGCCAGATCCTCGGGCGGATCGTCGACCGCCTGGAGGAACTCGGCCGGGGCCTCCTCGCCCCGACCGACTGGAATCAGCGCGGAGCCGTCCGCATCGGGCTCCTCAGCCAGAACGGCGAGCCCGACTACGTCTTCTTCCAGGCCACGACCGGCGGCGAATGGATCGTCACCCTGCGAGTCCGCGTCCCCCGTAACACTTTCCAGGCGAAAGCCCTGGCCGCCAGTCTGGGCCTCGTCCCCTTCCACGAAGCCCCGACGCCCGTCCTCTCCGACGCCCCCCGCCTGAAGGTCTCAAGCACCCCCGGCGCGCAGGAGATCACGATCACCGGCCACACCCTGGCCGACTTCCAGACCCCGGCATTCGACGAATTCCTTGGCCAATCCGTCAAGGCCCTTCACAAGTCGGTCGCCGGCAAACGGCTCGTGAAAGCCGCGGACCTTCAATAG
- a CDS encoding helix-turn-helix domain-containing protein → MAKTTIRKRAYGETREIRDQEWLRLNQEGKSTSAIAEDAGVSVQLVRRALARSREQEASRIQDDAANAILPFRDAVAGDEETPPPSPATPRTPWWLELVPLFPIDSFTPASKCPHHGPIKPGSLFCCMVCSKSGIDDHPAMKRDPGTDPKPEPTSSTAPGRNRREVVAIPLSPESRRERRARRFAGIPPRNIDPADARSILPSLTYVPYESRISNQGDSPCRSRESA, encoded by the coding sequence ATGGCGAAGACGACGATTCGGAAGCGGGCGTACGGCGAAACCCGCGAAATCCGTGACCAGGAATGGCTCCGGCTGAACCAGGAGGGGAAGTCGACCTCGGCGATCGCCGAGGATGCCGGCGTGAGCGTCCAACTCGTGCGACGGGCTTTGGCCCGAAGTCGCGAGCAGGAGGCCTCCCGCATTCAGGATGACGCCGCGAACGCAATCCTGCCGTTTCGGGACGCTGTCGCTGGGGATGAGGAAACGCCCCCGCCGAGCCCGGCCACTCCACGTACGCCATGGTGGCTCGAACTCGTTCCATTGTTTCCGATCGACTCGTTCACTCCCGCCTCGAAGTGCCCGCACCACGGGCCGATCAAACCGGGCTCCCTCTTCTGCTGCATGGTCTGCTCGAAGTCGGGGATCGACGATCACCCGGCGATGAAGCGCGACCCGGGGACCGACCCCAAGCCCGAGCCGACCTCCTCGACGGCCCCCGGTCGGAACCGCCGCGAGGTCGTCGCGATCCCCCTCAGTCCGGAATCGAGGCGAGAGCGGCGTGCGCGGCGATTCGCTGGGATTCCCCCGAGGAACATCGATCCCGCCGACGCACGCTCGATTCTCCCCTCCCTCACGTACGTCCCTTACGAATCCCGCATCAGCAATCAGGGTGATTCACCATGTCGGTCTCGGGAATCCGCATGA